A genomic region of Leptotrichia hofstadii contains the following coding sequences:
- a CDS encoding MFS transporter, which translates to MSLRLTKKSYIIYGLGVSYFMIDQIYNQWLSYYYLPPETEKNLVPLLKPQYLVLAFIFARIIDAVSDPVVGFLSDNSKSRFGKRSIFMLVGGLPLGILTVMYFYPIKSSQMATLIYLSVVGGLYFTAYTLVAAPYNALIPDLASNKEERLNLSTMQSTFRLIFTGVAMVLPGILISKLGMVNGVLNTEVGIRKTVILITILSVLGIYACIFFLKEKQLTQNRPKTESLGFMKSISHLKDKEIILYFLGYFFFFCGFNILRGDLTYYLSAVMQKDIKYLTVISVVLFGMAGLFFPITNKFGKKYSYKKILIVDMLLLIIGTFGLLFINKNNSIFAYLLFVICGTGLSGAAFIFPQAMLSEISAKLSETKKVSLEGFMFGIQGMFLKLAFLVQQVVQSTLLVVGNQNVQNGVKGATEVGVKVTLVVALVLFGVSLFFYNLKKED; encoded by the coding sequence CAATGGCTGTCATATTACTATTTGCCGCCTGAAACAGAGAAAAATTTAGTTCCGCTGTTAAAGCCGCAATATTTAGTTCTAGCGTTTATTTTTGCAAGAATTATTGATGCAGTATCAGATCCCGTTGTGGGATTTTTATCTGATAACTCAAAATCACGGTTTGGGAAAAGATCAATATTTATGCTAGTTGGAGGATTACCGCTTGGGATTCTTACGGTTATGTATTTTTATCCAATTAAAAGTTCGCAGATGGCAACGCTTATTTATTTATCGGTCGTTGGAGGACTGTATTTTACGGCATATACTTTAGTCGCGGCACCGTATAACGCTCTAATTCCAGATTTGGCTTCAAATAAGGAAGAAAGGCTTAATCTTTCTACAATGCAGTCAACTTTTAGGCTCATATTTACTGGGGTTGCGATGGTTCTGCCGGGTATTTTGATTTCAAAATTGGGAATGGTAAATGGGGTACTGAATACAGAAGTTGGAATACGTAAAACAGTAATTTTGATTACAATATTGTCAGTTTTGGGGATTTATGCGTGTATATTTTTTCTAAAGGAAAAGCAGCTTACACAAAATCGTCCTAAGACTGAATCGCTTGGGTTTATGAAATCAATTTCACATTTGAAGGATAAGGAAATTATTTTGTACTTTTTAGGATATTTCTTTTTCTTTTGCGGATTTAACATACTTCGTGGAGATTTGACATATTATTTGAGCGCTGTAATGCAAAAGGATATTAAATATTTGACTGTAATATCAGTTGTGCTGTTTGGAATGGCGGGGCTGTTTTTTCCGATTACAAATAAGTTTGGGAAAAAATATTCGTACAAGAAAATATTGATTGTGGATATGCTGCTTTTAATAATCGGTACTTTTGGTCTATTGTTTATTAATAAAAATAATTCAATTTTTGCATATTTGCTTTTTGTAATTTGTGGAACAGGATTAAGTGGTGCAGCCTTTATTTTCCCGCAGGCAATGCTTAGTGAAATTTCTGCAAAGTTGTCAGAAACAAAAAAAGTAAGTTTGGAAGGCTTTATGTTTGGAATACAGGGAATGTTTTTAAAATTGGCATTTCTAGTGCAGCAAGTTGTTCAGTCAACTTTACTTGTTGTGGGAAATCAGAATGTTCAGAATGGCGTGAAAGGTGCAACTGAAGTTGGAGTGAAAGTGACACTTGTCGTGGCGTTAGTGCTGTTTGGCGTTTCGCTGTTTTTCTATAATTTGAAAAAAGAGGATTAA